The genomic interval GGATCCTCTTTACAACTTTCCATGAGCGTGAGTGAATCCATGTATCTGCAAGCTCCCTTTTTACAGATCTATGTGTGAGACTAGGAGTCCCAACAATGAAATGATAGCTTCTCCAGAGGCCTTTTGGGTACTTCTCTAAATATTAGTTGGGAGTAGGGTTGGGCGAAGGGCCGATAGACAATGCAACTGCTCATTGTCGATGGCTGCCGGTTGAAGCcataaaaaatgtatcaattaAATGATAGTTTGAACACAATACAATGAATCAAATACTAATTGGACtgtgaaaaggttttttttatagttatttgttttagttttaaagcaAACTCTGCTTTCATCAACCATGCTTCAGCAAGAAAATATTTGATGAAACTTATGTTACCTGTCCAGCACCAAATGGCGGACAGACAAAGTTaccaactagctggtgaacataacggagcatttagctgctgaagagtcattatttattatttgcctCAGGACATGACGGAGACCAAAGCAGAGTTAAAAGTGGGCAGAAACTGCCACGACTTCAAATGAATGTGGCTCAGTTTCTGCAGCATGTGTAAATTACTAGACATTGCTCAGTAACACGATCATcataacaactttataaggtgataatgtgtcaatgttgtgttttcatcttgTTGCCCTGCCTCCAAGTGGCCAAGCAAaaaattaaagacaaaaaactATAATTAGAAAATGTCTTACTTATGTTAACAATCCCAGTGTGGTAAACGGCAATGTGCACTTCTGCACAAGGatgaaatattacattacattccagAATGGACAGCAGGTACCAATGGCATGACTCTTGCCTTTTGCTTTTTCAGCTCCATGTGAAGGAGAAACTTTCTTTTGCCATAGCAACATGTGCATCAACCAGACTCTGGTCTGCAACGGGATCCAGAACTGTGTTTACCCATGGGACGAGAATCATTGCAAAGGTACCCTGACACAGACTGAGAAAGCAGCCGTATGTTAACCATGGCTGATCATAAAGTCATTCTTTTCTATGTTATCTCCCTAACTAGAAAAGAGGAAAGCCAGTATCCTGGACACACTGGACAGCACTAACCTCGCTATCATCGGAGTTACCTGTGGCCTGGTACTCATCCTGCTCATCATATCTGTCATCATCCAGGTCAAACAGCCTCGCAAGAAATACATCATCCGCAGGTAAAGTTTCATTCTTACAGTACATCtcctggatgtgtaaatagccAACATTTTGCTAACGAGTTTAGAGTCATGTTTATGTCATGGCTGTATTTGTAACTTGTTACACTGTCCCCAAGaagcaaaaagcaaacaaactcaaaaacaacattatgcAGCTTTAAATTTACAAAAACGTATTTGATAACTTGCAGACAAGGGCTTGACCTCAACCTACTGGTGCCAGTGTAACCACTTCATAAATGAAATGCAATACGGCCAATTCGCTTATTAGtcagaacattttgaaagctttCTATTTCGAGGAGCAGGTTTATGGCTGGATTCCATGAACTGATTTATGGATTGATTAAAAATTCTGAAATAAACTGTACAAAACATGAATTTTGAACCTGGCATTtaaaattagcacatatttaattaaataattcctcatttgcatatttaaacataacatagaaaagaaaacttgtactttttaccctattcacctgtaatGTCTCCCGTTTATaacaaggctgtgtgtgtgtgtgtgtgtgtgtgtgtgtgtgtgtgtgtgtgtgtgtgtgtgtgtgtgtgtggtgtgtgttttctttcctctactTATCCACAGAGATGACTTTGACCCTGCCTTCCTCCATCCTGGTTTTGATCCTCCTCACTATGAGCTCTGCACTCTGCGCCGTTCCCCATCCAGCGACCTGAACGATGCAGCCATGGCCGAGGACTATGAGAAATTCCACAAGCTCCGCCGCTCCTCCTCCAAATGCATCCGCGACCACCATTGTGGCTCTTTCCCAGGGAGCATGCACGGCAGTGTCCGCGGTAGCCGCAGCAACCTGAGCATGAGAGACGCCACCATCGCTGCCGACGGGGGTGGTTTCGGGCTGCCTCCGGTGATGGTGAGCCAACAGTCACCGCGTCTCTCCCACCACACCACACCAGCAGGTCGAAGGAGCATCCTGGTGATGAAGCATAGCTATTCTCAGGATGGGGCAGAGGGGTAcagggcggaggaggaggaggatttgatgatggatgatggtcCCAACACCAGCCAGCACCGCATGCACCACCATCAGATCCACCATGGCACGTCAGGGCTGGACCACACTGTCCACCGTACACTGTCTAATGACTTCTAATCCAATGCCAAATGGAAATTaagaaaatggtaaaaaaaaaaaaaaaagaagaaaaaaaaagagagcatCAATATCAAGCATAAATTTATAGAAATTATTGCTGATCTTTACAtcttttgttaatgttttttaatcttaTACTCCAAATTAAATAGAGGTGTTGTAGCACTTTCTATGACCCCCATGTTTGTAATGCAATATGAACATACTTTTAATGCACTATAATCTGCCTATAGCACTATATAGTCATAATAGTTGTAGTTATAAGCACTTTAAATATTTagaatgctttataacaataatcataacacattataaagtattttataatgacttataaggtgaaatattataatacttataATGCAATATAAGTATGTTTACAATTTATAGACATGGCCGTGCTAGAAAGTGGTACCGGAGGTTTAACATTGTATGCAACACGCCTAGAGTAGACTAGAGCGTGTGAAACACACACTAGTAGTTATAATAAAAATACTCCTCCGCCAAAGAGTTTAGAAGCGACTGTACATCTTGGATAGTTGACTGCTGTGTaatgtgagtgtgcatgtgagtgGCAGTGAAATAAACTGTCAGGATTGACAGGAACAGAAAGAAGGATTTATATCCACACATACTGAGATCATTTAATTCCCACCCATTCTAATGCCTCACTACAGTTTCTTATTTTCcttgtttgtttccttgtttcaTCTCTGGTGTAGAACATATGAAAGACTGCATCATATTTGAGattattttatgaattaaaGATGTGTCATAGTGTTTCCTATATTTGGACATTATTGCACCATCAAAGCAAGAACAAAGTCTCAACTCTTAGGTTAGCCATTTTCctcaaacaaacaatgtttttgtgttgagCAAAGGTCCAGaatcaaataggaaaatacagttttatcaGGGACGGCAAATAATGGAGACATACTAGTCATACCAGTGAAGTCAGCACTCAAAGAAACATGTTGCAAAATACTGTTTTACAAATATGATACCCAGTGGGCTACTGAAATGTGTATGTTCTGTTGCTGTGacaatttatatattatttatgtttgtttgggAGTATTTATTGTTGCTTATTTGTGTGTATCAGTTTTTCAATTTAGTTTGTCCCGTTTATTTCTGGGTTGTTTATCCCTGGCtatctctatttatttatttcattaaacatcttctttttcctttactCTGCATGGCCCCATGGTATTGTCATgcaatgtgtgcgtgtgcatttatttgtactCTGTTTTAAATTAGTTCTATTTACGGCACTCACGTGGGAACGAAATCAAAGAGGAACCTACGTGCGCTTATCGTTGTCATCCTGTCGGACTTGTAAGACTGATGCACAGGTCATTTTTTGAATGGTAGAATAACAGGACTTTCTCTGTAGCTCATTCTCTGATTTATACTAATTTGCTTTGCACTTCTGATTTAGCACAATGAGCAGGTGCGatttgaataatatatattttattcatgacATTTGCATTGGGTAGCTAGCATGATCAGCTAACCTATAGCAGAGTCCCAGCTGTCATTCATGCAGTTCAAGTTCAGCTACAGTTACGTATTTATAACAAGCAGCGTTTCCGTTAAAGCAACATGTCACAAGAGGAGCTTTTTCTGGACTCAGGCAGCGGCAGGACAGTTACAGAGTGATGTGACgaagaaaaagagcagaagTCTCCTCGGTCTCGTCGTAACGGGGGTGCTGGGAGGGTCGCTGGTCGCCCTGTACGCAGTGACTGCTCCGTTTCTCGCTCCTGCCCTGAGAAAAGTCTGCCTCCCGTTCGTCCCAGCGACCACAACTCAGGTGGAGAATGTCCTCCGGGTGCTGCGAGCCAGATCGGGCACCCTTGTGGACATTGGGAGCGGAGACGGAAGGATAGTACGTGCTGTATATTTTTACCCTGTGTTATACCAGAGACAAAGTGAGATTAAGTCATCATAGATGATTATGCTGATTATATCAGTAAACTGAGTCTGAGTGTCAGGGTCCCCCTGGCCTTTAGGGCATTCAAATAGAATAGACGGagaccaaaacaactacaaTCATTCATCTgtcattaaatgtcttgtttgttagtccaaaacccaaagatacttagtttaatatgatataaaacaaagaaaagcaggaataTGCATATTCAAGAGTGAGAACAGCATTTTCAGCGAGTTTGCATTCAAATGACATATTTTTGGAATATCTTGCCTCCATTTCTTACCAAGCATGCATTTTCGGATTTGTTGTTTTCGCTTTAACAACCCATGAAATCTTcctatgtaaaaacaaaaaaaagccacTACTTACACACATTCCAAGTTCAGCAATGGGACACCTAAGGGGGGGAAATATTTCAGTACTGACCAGTCTTACTGACATTTTATCTATGAGATGTGCTGCAGGAACACTACAGATAACACTCTCAAACTATTACCAGACTTGCTTTGCGTCCAACTGCTGCTACAGTTGTGGTACATTGTTGCTGATACACTGAATGTCCCTTTGTCTTCCTTCCTCTTGCAGGTGATAGCAGCAGCTAAGTATGGCTTTAAAGCATCAGGCTTTGAACTTAACCCCTGGTTGGTGTGGTATTCTCGCTACAAGGCCTTGAGAGAGGGAGTCCACCGCTCCACCTCCTTCCACATCTCCGACTTGTGGAAGGTCAGTGATACATgattatagtaaagtatgtaGTGACTCCTGGCCACATTTTGGGgccatgcatttattttaccatTCTGTGTTCTTCTTGGTACAGACAGCAGGTGTGtaagaaaattaaaacattaaacatatttttttctctGATTCTTTTGCTAGGTTAGTTTTGCTCAGTACTCCAATGTTGTCATATTTGGAGTCCCTCAGATGGTGagttcttctctttttcctacAGTATTTTTtagtaatatttatatatagtaatagttattgttttttcttagcTTATCATTTATGACATGGGTGCTAATGCAAGTCTCTAAAAcagtaaagtatataaagtcagTGGCCAGTCACTCTGGTTGGCTAGCTCCTTAAGTAAGTAACTGACAGTATCAAATTGTACAATAGTTGAATGTATCAGTGTTGAATTGATAAATTATTGGAGATAAAATGTCATCATTCAGTTGACTGGAGAGAGATatcaaatataatcaaatataatcAGCTCCTCTGTTGGGTCAAGAGCTGAAGACCTCCAGTAATCGCTGCATCACCTAAAAACTTTATATTTAATCTGCCAAGCAAGTAAGTACTCTTGATAATCTGATTGTTGCTGTCTATATCTGCAGATGGACCAGCTGGAGCTGAAGCTGGCAAGCGAGTTATCAAGCTCAGCCAAGGTGGTGGCCTGCCGCTTTCCCTTCCCTACTTGGGTTCCTGAACATACGGCCGGGGAGGGCATAGACACTGTGTGGGTGTACGATGCCAAGGCATTTAAATCGCACCTGCAACATGGAATGACAAGGAAGACAACACCAGAACACGAGGACACACCAGagtcacacacataaatgtaactCAGATCTTGTTGTTAAGTTGTCATTATGCGCTGCAACCCTGGGATGATCTCTTTATTGTCTTCTAAATCTACGCAATTTCTACTCTGGGGTGGGCCTGAAATGACTGGGAAGGGAAAATAAACTGATTGACACTTGGTGAGTGCTTACAGTAATGGTAAAATCAGTGGGCTCCAGTCCTCTTATTGTCCACACATTGTATGGTCTCTACAGAAAACCTTTTGCATTGTGTCCTATTCTTAGGCTtgtgtatttataaataaaatcatataaTTGTCAAGCTGGCTGATTGCGCTtgactgccatctagtggtgaaAACACCGCACCACCACACTTTGTGGATTTGAGCATGTCCTGACCGCTAGCTGATGTACTATGGAGTAAAAAAGCTTTATATACCTCCGAAACGTATGGTCACGTCTAAGATAGAAGCGTGAACTAAACACTAACTTGAAATGGTTACATGTAGATAGTTGGCAGTTGTCGCTTTTATACTGACTGACTGGCCTGACTGTTGTGGAGCAGGGCTGCCTTATTAGCCAGTCAAGATGGACACCGCTGAGGAAGGTAGCTAATGTTAAAACTTAATTAACTTGTTAACGTTAACTGGTACAAAACCCATACTAACTATGTCTGTAACACATTCAAATAACTAATTTTTAACTGCCAGTTACAATTCCCGCTTCATTTCCTTACACTTTGACAAAGGTTCACCAGAATTAAAGAAACGGCTAGCccattagctagctagctagcattaaCTTACACCCGTTGGCTACCAGCTACTGTAAATAAAGTCAACAGCGTTAGGTTTCCGTTAGATTTCACAAACACTAACATCTACCACAAGTGGGATATGGGCGTTGAAATCATAGAAGACGGCCGTTTTCACATTAAAGTCATACATAACTATTTATGTAACGTTAGTTATACGTTAACGTTTAAAAGTGTAATGCAACCgttattacatacagtatggtAACTACCTTAGCTAACTACGTTGACAAACCGGGCGGCCCTGACAATGGACCAATGCTCGTTTTTATAAGGTTACACTGATACAAGATACAATATCGTTAACATCCTCAACATATTCTCTAATCTTGTAATTGACATTCTTGAACTAATGTAACTTTGAACAACACATGTTCTATGAGCACTATTTATGCTACGGGACAAAGAATAGACTTTCACTTCTGCGCTCACACATTGTGATATAGCGCCTTGTTGTTGATAGGAATATAGCTAAATAAGTCAGTCAAAACATACTCTGGGTATCCTCACACGTACTATGCTCTTCACCCTGGGCTAATTAtagtcattttattttggtcATTCAGTGACACAGGTAATCCAAGGATTACAGTTTGCCCTACTGTCAGTCACCTACTCAGGCTATCCCAAATGTGTTTTAGTGTAAATGTCTGAAACTATTGAGTGTTAATGTTCTGCAGAAAGCTTgcatgtattttacattttttcaattTATGGCTTTATATCAAAGGTGTGTCATGAGTTTAGATTTAGGTAAATTACTGATCTATTGGTGAAATAGATGCAATATGCCAagttaataaaatgaaatatttcagGAGTAGGATCTCATGGTAGgctaaattattttattgtgtgcCTTTTACAGCGGACATCTGCCGGGTATGTCGGTCGGAGGGCAGCCACGACAAGCCACTCTACCACCCCTGTGTCTGCACGGGCAGCATCAAGTTTATCCATCAGGAATGGTACGCTCATTAACCCAAGTTACATGAAAATGTGTCTGGTTCCATTATTTGTTCTTGCCTTTCCTTTGCTTGAATTGTATCTTAAATGTTTGCTAGCTGTTTACATTTTCAAGCTGTCAATCTATTTGCTTTCACATGTTGTTGAAGTGTATTCCAGCAGGGACTTTAACAAAGACATCACTTTACAGGAATGTACCTGAATATAGttgaaacaatataaacaaccagaaacaaaaggaaatctATGTTGAGCTAGGGGGACCTAACATTTATGCTGTGAAGGAACATGAAAAAAGTTGTGTAACTTTACTGCAGGGCCATGAAGCAAGACTTATGGACATAGTTTTCATAGGATTAAAAGTGTAAACTCACCAggtgtctttttgttttcacagcttACTGCAGTGGTTGAAACACAGCAGAAAAGAATACTGTGAATTATGCAAACACAGGTTTGCGTTTACACCAAGTAAGTTGTTTGTCAGTAAATTGGATCAGTACACTAACAATGCATTCATTTGTTGCTGTTAGCTCCTCTAAGTGCCTTATTAGGACTACTTTATCCCTCACTTCCACTATCTCACTTTTACCTCCCtcgttctctctttcttccagtCTACTCTCCAGACATGCCATCTCGCTTGCCTGTCCAGGACATCTTTGCTGGGCTGGTCTCCAGTGTTGGAACAGCCATCAGATACTGGTTCCACTACACACTGGTTGCCTTTGCCTGGCTAGGCGTAGTGCCTCTAACAGCATGTAAGTCTCAGCATATCTATATATCCCCTAACTTCTAACAGAGTTTCAGGAAAGGTCGAATAGAAAGTGAACATTAAAACTCAAACTCAAATATTACCATTCAACCCAATTTGCAGCAAAAAATGCGCGTTTTAACTCAAATTACTGATTTTATTCAGAGAATGGAACAAAAGTAATGTCTTCCTTCATTTATTCATGAATTGTTCAGCATTGTTCATTTAtgcagtaaaaacacattttcttcagCGTGGAGTTCAATACAATTCAAATAAGATTTAGGAATGTAGAGCATAGTTTTTGGTTCTAGTTTCACATCTGTTGTGACTCTGAATTCTCAgactgttgttttttatttgtttgcctttCTAACAGGTCGTATCTACAAGTGTTTATTTACCGGCTCTGTGAGCTCTCTCCTTACCCTGCCATTAGATATGCTTTCAACGTAAGTTTGAATCACTCTCTGCTCTTGGT from Cottoperca gobio chromosome 17, fCotGob3.1, whole genome shotgun sequence carries:
- the LOC115022397 gene encoding neuropilin and tolloid-like protein 1; the protein is MVHTLLLPIVKNNSGVTPAGQCGTWVKEPEGGYFTSPNYPEKYPPERECVYIIEASPRQCIELFFDDDKYSIEPSWECKFDHIEVRDGPFVFSPILGRYCGQESPTYVRSSGRYLYIKFVADGELESTGFSARYNFTQDPEFTGLGELPALPFCEFEMVGPEGFVESTQITVEGRALQTEAVDCRWYIKAPPKARIYMRFLEYEMHNSNECKRNFVAIYDGSSSVEHLKNKFCSTVANDVMLVSSLGVVRLWADEGSRKSKFRILFTTFHEPPCEGETFFCHSNMCINQTLVCNGIQNCVYPWDENHCKEKRKASILDTLDSTNLAIIGVTCGLVLILLIISVIIQVKQPRKKYIIRRDDFDPAFLHPGFDPPHYELCTLRRSPSSDLNDAAMAEDYEKFHKLRRSSSKCIRDHHCGSFPGSMHGSVRGSRSNLSMRDATIAADGGGFGLPPVMVSQQSPRLSHHTTPAGRRSILVMKHSYSQDGAEGYRAEEEEDLMMDDGPNTSQHRMHHHQIHHGTSGLDHTVHRTLSNDF
- the atpsckmt gene encoding LOW QUALITY PROTEIN: protein N-lysine methyltransferase FAM173B (The sequence of the model RefSeq protein was modified relative to this genomic sequence to represent the inferred CDS: deleted 1 base in 1 codon) translates to MSQEELFLDSGAAGQLQSDVTKKKSRSLLGLVVTGVLGGSLVALYAVTAPFLAPALRKVCLPFVPATTTQVENVLRVLRARSGTLVDIGSGDGRIVIAAAKYGFKASGFELNPWLVWYSRYKALREGVHRSTSFHISDLWKVSFAQYSNVVIFGVPQMMDQLELKLASELSSSAKVVACRFPFPTWVPEHTAGEGIDTVWVYDAKAFKSHLQHGMTRKTTPEHEDTPESHT